The DNA sequence AGTATTTGTGAAATAGATGGTAAAATTTATCTCTTCGTTTAGGTCAGTTTCTTCCCAGCCCCACTTTACTTGTTCAAAAAGAAAACCCTGGACAGACTCCGCCAGGGTTTTTGGGCAGTTAATATTTACGGCCAAAAGTTTATTGTCCACGAGCCTGATACCTAGCTAATTGTTTTTCGAGTTTACGGCTGGTTGCAGTAAGTACATAACAGACAATAAAATAGAGCACTGCAATGGCAAGAAAAATTTCCGTGGGTGCGATCAGAGTCCTGTTGTTAACCTGAGTGGCGGCCCTCGTGAGTTCGTTGACCCCAATAATATAGGCCAGAGATGTATCTTTGGTCAGGCTGACAAACTGGTTTACAAAAGAAGGAATCATATTGCGCAGGGCCTGGGGCAAGATAACATAGCGCATGGCCTGGTAGTGAGAGAGACCTGAACCTCTGGCAGCTTCCATCTGGCCCTTGGGCAAGCCCTGTACTCCTGCACGGACAATTTCAGCAATATAGGCACTGGTAAAGACAATAAAGGATATCAGGGCACTTGTGGCTTCGGGCAGGGTCTTCCCTAAAAGGATTGGAGCCAGGAAATAAAACCAAAATATAACCATTAACAGGGGAGTTCCCCTGATGATTTCAATATAAACAACAGCTACCCATTTTATCCAGGGCTTGGAGGACAGACGCATCAGTCCAAAAAGTAGCCCCAGCCAAAAGGCCCCAAAGATACCGCCAATGGCTAGGAGAATACTCATGGCCAGGCCACCTAGAGGGCCTTGTGGGTAGGCACCTATTAAAAAGTAATCTAGATTATTCCAGACGACATCCCAATGCACTAAAACTACCTCACTTTAATATTTTATGGTCCTTAAGAAATGTTTGTTGTACTGGGTTACAAGCAGAGAGATGACCAGAGAGATACATATGTAGATCAAGGTGGAAACAGTAAAGGCTTCAAAGCCATGGAAAGTATAGGACTCGATTTGTCTGGCCATATATGTCAGCTCCATGACACCAATGGTCATGACTAAAGATGAGTTCTTGGTTAAATTCAAAAACTGGGAAATAAGGGGAGGAATAATGATCCGAAAGGCTTGGGGTAAAATAACGTAAGCCATGGCCTGAATAAAGCTAAGTCCACAAGCTCTGGAGGCTTCTAATTGTGTCCTGGGGATAGAGAAAATTCCAGAGCGGATTTCTTCGGCAATAAAGGCTGATGTATATACTGTTAGAGATATGACCCCTGCGGCAAACTCAAAGTCCTGGGCATAAAGCCATTCATTTACGGATTTGGGCAGGACTGCATCAGAGCCAAAATACCAAAAAAATATTTGAACGAGTAATGGAGTGTTGCGAAAGAATTCTGTGTAAGCCAGACTAAACCATTCTAACGGTTTTATTCTCGATAGTCTGAAGACCGCTATTATAGTGCCTACGATTAAAGAAAAGACAATAGATATGGCAGATATTTTTAAAGTGGTGATAAGGCCTTCAACAATCCATTGGCCGTATTCTCCACTTAATACCAGATTCCAATCAAATTGATAATTCAAAGCCTTAACCTCTTGGTAACCTTGCAAGCCTCGCCACCAGGGCGGGATGCAGGAATTTTTAGGTTTTAAGATTTAAGTTTTAATTTTTCACCTGTTGTTTTGTTGATTTTTATAGTCGTCTCTATTCTCAACTTATCAATCACTATCAGACGATGGGACAACAGGCGGGAAGCCCGCCCATTGCCCATCGTCTGTTAATAACCCTCTTAGTAAGGCCAGATTTCCATCTTCCAGTTCAGGGGCAGATAGAATTTTGTGTTCGGACCAAACCATTTGTTGTAGATTTTTTGATATTCGCCACTGTTCCACATGTCAGCCAGACACCGGTTTACAAAATCACGAAAGTCAGAGTCATTTTCTGGAACACCTAAGCCATAAGGCTCGGAAGAAATATAGTCGCCAACTATTTCGTAGTCATTTGGGTTAGGAGAGCTGTTTTTCAGACCGAGCAAGATAGTTGAGTCTGTGGTCACAGCAGCCACTTTACCTTGCTGTAATGCCAAGAAGGCTTGAGGATAACCTTCAAAGGAGAGTACCCTACATTTTGGCTGGGCAGCTTTGATATTTTTTTCAGAAGTGGAGCCCTTTGCTGTACCAACTTTTTTGCCTGCCAGATCAGCTGCAGATTTAATCCCTGAGCCTTTTTTGACCAATAGTTTTTGACCATCCATGAAATAGGTAATGGAGAAGTCAATGGAGTCTTCACGGGAGAATTTGTGGGTCATGGTTGCGGCCACAATGTCCACGGAACCTTGTGCAAGCATTGGGATACGTGTGGCTGAGGTTACTGGCTTGAGCTCCAGCTTTACGCCCAATTTTTTGGCAATATAGCGGCAAATATCAATATCAAAGCCGACCAGTTGGTTTGTTTTTTCATCCACAAAACCAAAGGGGACAACAGCATCCTTGACTCCGGCAATAAGTTTGCCTCTGGCCTTGATTTTTTCAATTTTACCGGCCCATGCAGTCATCTGTCCCAGAACAAGAGTTAAAGCTGCAAGCACGAGTAAACTTTTAAGCCATAACTTACGCATACAAGCCTCCTTGGAAAAAGGTTTTAGGGTTGATTATAAAATTTCTTTTAAAAAGGCCTTTGTCCGTTCATGTTGGGGATTGGTAAAAAAGTGTTCCGGGGTTCCTCTTTCCAGGATTTCCCCTCCATCCATAAAGATAATCCGGTCAGCAACTTCTCTGGCAAAACCCATTTCATGGGTGACGCAGAGCATGGTCATCCCAGCCCGAGCCAGATCCTTCATTACATTTAAAACTTCGTTGATCATCT is a window from the Desulfovulcanus ferrireducens genome containing:
- a CDS encoding amino acid ABC transporter permease, whose translation is MNYQFDWNLVLSGEYGQWIVEGLITTLKISAISIVFSLIVGTIIAVFRLSRIKPLEWFSLAYTEFFRNTPLLVQIFFWYFGSDAVLPKSVNEWLYAQDFEFAAGVISLTVYTSAFIAEEIRSGIFSIPRTQLEASRACGLSFIQAMAYVILPQAFRIIIPPLISQFLNLTKNSSLVMTIGVMELTYMARQIESYTFHGFEAFTVSTLIYICISLVISLLVTQYNKHFLRTIKY
- a CDS encoding ABC transporter substrate-binding protein, producing MRKLWLKSLLVLAALTLVLGQMTAWAGKIEKIKARGKLIAGVKDAVVPFGFVDEKTNQLVGFDIDICRYIAKKLGVKLELKPVTSATRIPMLAQGSVDIVAATMTHKFSREDSIDFSITYFMDGQKLLVKKGSGIKSAADLAGKKVGTAKGSTSEKNIKAAQPKCRVLSFEGYPQAFLALQQGKVAAVTTDSTILLGLKNSSPNPNDYEIVGDYISSEPYGLGVPENDSDFRDFVNRCLADMWNSGEYQKIYNKWFGPNTKFYLPLNWKMEIWPY
- a CDS encoding amino acid ABC transporter permease yields the protein MHWDVVWNNLDYFLIGAYPQGPLGGLAMSILLAIGGIFGAFWLGLLFGLMRLSSKPWIKWVAVVYIEIIRGTPLLMVIFWFYFLAPILLGKTLPEATSALISFIVFTSAYIAEIVRAGVQGLPKGQMEAARGSGLSHYQAMRYVILPQALRNMIPSFVNQFVSLTKDTSLAYIIGVNELTRAATQVNNRTLIAPTEIFLAIAVLYFIVCYVLTATSRKLEKQLARYQARGQ